The following proteins are encoded in a genomic region of Candidatus Hinthialibacter antarcticus:
- a CDS encoding HDOD domain-containing protein has product MTEQPQIPEAIQKYADSIPALPDVMVRVIQLTRDHNTSAKELTRAINQDPALTGNILKLCNSAFYGLPRVVASLSQAIMYLGFYTVRNLVLTCSMRNVFEVNNKIYGYEDNGLWRHSVACAIVCELICEKLRPDMRDAGFTAALLHDIGQMIIAMSIKDTADSIVDLMTENNLTDWQAEQEVIGMSHDVLGGIVADNWNYPDELIHSIRFHHKPYESKSPSFLTSVVHLSDSISLQLGYGLEAEQMKFEPHPSVLQSLAINAEAVEIFTEQAKLKIEERSNLFMDEA; this is encoded by the coding sequence ATGACAGAGCAACCGCAGATACCTGAGGCCATACAAAAATATGCTGATAGTATCCCGGCATTGCCTGACGTCATGGTTCGAGTCATTCAACTTACCCGCGACCACAATACCAGCGCAAAAGAGCTCACGCGAGCCATTAATCAAGACCCGGCCTTAACGGGTAATATCCTCAAACTTTGCAATTCAGCGTTTTACGGCTTGCCACGAGTGGTTGCTTCGCTTTCTCAAGCAATCATGTACCTTGGTTTCTACACGGTCCGTAATCTCGTATTAACATGCTCCATGCGCAACGTGTTTGAAGTCAATAACAAAATTTATGGGTATGAAGACAACGGTCTCTGGCGCCATTCGGTGGCTTGCGCCATTGTTTGTGAACTAATTTGTGAAAAATTACGCCCCGATATGCGTGACGCGGGTTTCACGGCGGCGTTGCTGCATGACATTGGTCAAATGATCATTGCTATGAGCATCAAAGACACCGCTGATTCGATCGTTGATTTAATGACGGAAAACAACCTGACCGACTGGCAGGCGGAACAAGAAGTCATTGGCATGTCACACGATGTTTTAGGGGGCATTGTTGCCGATAACTGGAACTACCCCGATGAATTGATCCATTCGATTCGCTTTCACCATAAGCCGTATGAATCGAAGTCGCCCTCTTTTTTGACCTCGGTCGTCCATTTGTCAGATAGTATCAGCCTTCAGTTGGGATATGGTCTTGAAGCAGAACAAATGAAGTTTGAGCCTCATCCGTCTGTTCTTCAGTCGCTTGCAATTAACGCGGAAGCTGTGGAAATATTCACAGAGCAAGCAAAATTGAAGATTGAAGAACGATCCAACCTCTTTATGGACGAAGCGTAG
- a CDS encoding RraA family protein, translated as MKSLRLALLFVSIFSFLILSSCQTASIKQNASGDPLIDGYLSVATASVSDAVDQIIGKRGYMSHQIRPLSPTKMCGRAVTVLAKPSTEKQPPSMALELIDEEPPGKVLVIVMDGPDGADVAAFGGIMCTGSVQRQFAGAVLDGGCRDVLEIEAMGFPVFTKGIAPTNSVGRYINVGKNIPVKCGGVMVAPGDIIIGDSDGVVVVPQKHAAEVLARAQELEAKEAVTTKAVKKLKSIRKAAEKNNRI; from the coding sequence ATGAAATCATTGCGCCTAGCCTTGTTATTTGTAAGTATATTCTCATTTCTCATTTTGTCTTCATGCCAGACGGCGTCCATTAAACAAAATGCTTCCGGCGATCCGCTCATCGACGGCTATTTAAGTGTCGCGACAGCATCCGTCTCTGACGCCGTTGACCAAATCATCGGCAAGCGCGGTTACATGTCGCACCAAATTCGTCCATTGTCTCCCACAAAAATGTGTGGACGCGCAGTGACGGTCTTAGCGAAACCCTCAACCGAAAAACAGCCGCCCAGCATGGCGTTGGAATTGATTGACGAAGAACCGCCGGGAAAGGTGTTGGTCATCGTGATGGACGGGCCTGACGGCGCGGACGTAGCAGCGTTTGGCGGCATCATGTGCACGGGTTCGGTACAACGGCAGTTTGCGGGAGCGGTGCTCGACGGCGGCTGCCGCGATGTGTTAGAAATCGAAGCAATGGGCTTTCCCGTATTTACGAAAGGCATCGCCCCGACAAACTCGGTCGGTCGCTATATAAACGTCGGCAAGAATATCCCGGTAAAATGCGGCGGCGTAATGGTGGCGCCCGGCGACATCATCATTGGCGATTCGGACGGCGTAGTGGTGGTTCCCCAAAAACACGCGGCTGAAGTTTTGGCCCGCGCACAAGAGCTCGAGGCGAAAGAAGCCGTTACAACCAAAGCCGTAAAGAAACTGAAGTCGATCCGTAAGGCGGCAGAAAAAAATAACCGTATTTAA
- a CDS encoding Gfo/Idh/MocA family oxidoreductase, with the protein MQRRDAIQILSSAALASQTLISLADDAPLRLAIVGLVHGHVGGFLRQAVEDKAIELVGVFDPTQALREQYAGRYGFDSKHLFGNLDAMLDRAKPEAVALMTSTFDHTEVVEKCAARGVHVMMEKPLAVNIEHGARIERAAKRNGIHVLVNYETTWYSSHHALKAKVEDGAIGELRKFVVRDGHPGPKEIGCSDEFLNWLTDPVWNGAGALYDFGCYGANLATWLLNNQRPVSVTAITQQIKPNVYPNVDDEATIILEYPKAVAILQASWNWPYNRKDMDVYGTNGSIKALNNDNALIKIGGEKENPLATKALAAPHHNPLAYFKAVVRGAVKPGGLSSLQNNLIVNEILDAARRSAKTSEKVLLA; encoded by the coding sequence ATGCAACGCCGCGACGCAATTCAAATTCTTTCATCCGCCGCACTCGCAAGCCAAACACTGATATCACTCGCCGATGACGCGCCGTTGCGTCTGGCCATCGTCGGGTTGGTGCATGGGCACGTCGGCGGTTTTTTACGGCAAGCCGTTGAGGACAAAGCAATTGAACTGGTCGGCGTGTTCGACCCGACCCAAGCGTTGCGGGAGCAATACGCTGGGCGCTATGGCTTTGATTCAAAGCATTTATTCGGCAACCTGGACGCCATGCTCGACCGGGCCAAACCCGAAGCGGTCGCGTTAATGACCAGCACCTTCGACCATACCGAAGTCGTCGAGAAATGCGCGGCGCGCGGCGTACACGTTATGATGGAGAAACCGCTTGCGGTCAACATCGAACACGGCGCCCGCATCGAACGCGCCGCCAAGCGCAATGGCATTCATGTTTTGGTGAATTATGAAACCACCTGGTACTCCAGCCATCATGCGCTTAAGGCAAAAGTGGAAGATGGCGCCATCGGCGAACTGCGCAAATTCGTCGTACGCGATGGGCACCCCGGCCCCAAAGAAATTGGTTGCTCGGACGAGTTTCTCAATTGGCTAACCGACCCGGTCTGGAACGGCGCCGGCGCGTTATATGACTTTGGTTGTTACGGCGCAAACTTGGCGACTTGGTTGCTGAACAATCAACGCCCCGTTTCAGTGACGGCCATCACTCAGCAGATCAAACCAAACGTCTACCCGAACGTCGACGACGAAGCGACGATCATTTTGGAATACCCCAAAGCGGTTGCAATCTTGCAAGCGTCATGGAACTGGCCGTATAACCGCAAAGATATGGACGTGTATGGAACCAATGGATCAATCAAAGCGCTGAACAACGATAACGCCCTGATTAAAATTGGGGGAGAAAAAGAAAATCCGTTAGCGACAAAAGCGCTTGCGGCGCCGCATCATAATCCTCTGGCGTATTTCAAAGCGGTCGTTCGCGGCGCCGTCAAACCGGGTGGGTTATCATCGCTGCAAAACAATTTGATCGTCAATGAAATTCTCGACGCAGCGCGCCGTTCGGCGAAAACAAGCGAGAAAGTATTGCTCGCGTAG